From Cricetulus griseus strain 17A/GY chromosome 1 unlocalized genomic scaffold, alternate assembly CriGri-PICRH-1.0 chr1_0, whole genome shotgun sequence, a single genomic window includes:
- the LOC118239525 gene encoding disks large homolog 5-like, producing the protein MVNAAAGTTGKASTPTSLTKQEQQMNKLDKLTHQLEMLTNERNELQGILANYTNKDLNNRLNFELEMLNMEHQKVMLDLQKLPKEINEALQKCKQLTEETVSCRILHNQVLNEWTQLKEKVRVLREENRKLRREQISLQESSEEMKMLCGEAHEKIYELSAKEMLITNIPSIVISVAIQSLSGKLASCEITG; encoded by the exons ATGGTCAATGCTGCAGCTG GGACAACTGGAAAGGCATCAACCCCAACCTCTCTCACTAAGCAGGAGCAACAGATGAACAAGTTGGATAAACTGACCCATCAACTTGAGATGCTAACCAATGAAAGGAATGAACTCCAAGGAATCCTGGCCAATTACACGAACAAGGATTTGAACAACAG GCTGAATTTTGAACTGGAGATGCTGAATATGGAGCATCAAAAAGTGATGTTGGATCTGCAGAAATTACCCAAGGAGATTAATGAGGCCTTGCAGAAGTGCAAGCAACTTACTGAGGAAACTGTTTCCTGCAG GATTCTCCACAACCAGGTCCTGAATGAGTGGACTCAGCTGAAGGAAAAAGTAAGGGTGCTGAGAGAGGAGAACAGAAAACTTCGACGGGAGCAGATTTCACTACAAGAGTCCAGTGAGGAGATGAAGATGCTCTGTGGGGAGGCCCATGAGAAGATCTATGAACTCTCGGCCAAGGAGATGCTG ATCACCAATATCCCATCAATTGTGATTTCTGTGGCCATTCAAAGTCTTTCTGGGAAGTTAGCATCTTGTGAGATCACTGGCTGA
- the LOC100765573 gene encoding LOW QUALITY PROTEIN: GDP-Man:Man(3)GlcNAc(2)-PP-Dol alpha-1,2-mannosyltransferase isoform X2 (The sequence of the model RefSeq protein was modified relative to this genomic sequence to represent the inferred CDS: inserted 2 bases in 1 codon; substituted 4 bases at 4 genomic stop codons), with protein sequence MVVAFFHPYCNAGGGGERVLWCALRALQKKYPEAICVVYTGDINASGQQILEGAVRRFNIKLAHPVQFVFLRKRYLVEDSRYPHFTLLGQSLGSVLLGWEALTQRVPDVYIDSMGYAFTLPLFKYIGSCXIGSYVHYPTISTDMLSVVKNQNTGFNNVAFISRNALLCKAKLIYYYXFVYGRVVPCSDVVMVNSSWTLNHILLLWNVGHCTNIVYPPCDVQTFLDIPLHEKKVTPAYLLVSIGQFRPEKNHNHVFQIKAFAKMLNEKAAESXPSLKLVLIGGCRNKDDELXVSXLRKLSENLGIQENVEFKINISFDELKNYLSEATIGLHTMWNEHFGIGIDECMAAGTIILAHNSGGPKFDIVFPHEGQITGFLAEGEEGYAETMAHILSLSAEKRLQIRRTARASVSMFSDQEFEVSFLSSVEKLGNAKFIISGARAALTSDLLPLKPAGGGGVAGIERSTHLLHSPGSVCQGVGGKRAPSRRQPQPRLGTKVSRKHSVPAPTPLPVPGGGDPRQLLGKSRKGAWGPGSRGRAGAQGAGGGLAGRPRG encoded by the exons atGGTGGTTGCATTTTTCCATCCTTACTGCAATGCTGGCGGTGGAGGAGAAAGAGTTCTCTGGTGCGCTTTGAGAGCCCTGCAAAAAAAGTATCCTGAAGCCATTTGTGTTGTATATACTGGTGACATTAATGCCAGTGGTCAACAGATACTAGAAGGTGCTGTCAGAAGATTTAACATCAAGTTAGCTCACCCGgtgcagtttgttttcttaaggaAACGCTACCTTGTGGAGGATTCTCGGTATCCCCACTTCACATTGCTAGGCCAAAGCCTCGGATCTGTTCTTCTTGGCTGGGAAGCTCTGACACAGCGTGTTCCTGATGTTTACATCGATTCAATGGGATATGCGTTCACACTGCCTCTGTTTAAATACATAGGCAGTTGCTGAATTGGGAGCTATGTCCACTACCCCACTATCAGCACTGACATGCTCTCTGTAGTGAAGAATCAAAACACTGGATTTAATAATGTAGCTTTCATTAGCAGAAATGCTCTTCTCTGCAAAGCAAAGCTCATATactatta ttttgtttatggaCGTGTTGTTCCTTGCAGTGATGTAGTCATGGTGAATTCTTCCTGGACACTAAACCATATTCTCTTGCTGTGGAACGTTGGCCATTGCACTAACATTGTTTATCCACCTTGTGATGTACAGACATTTCTGGACATCCCCCTACATGAGAAAAAGGTGACCCCAGCATATTTGCTGGTTTCCATTGGCCAGTTCAGGCCTGAAAAGAATCAT aatcatgtTTTTCAGATCAAAGCCTTTGCTAAGATGTTAAATGAAAAGGCAGCTGAGTCATAACCTTCACTTAAACTTGTCCTTATTGGAGGGTGTAGAAACAAAGATGATGAACTTTGAGTAAGCTAGCTGAGAAAACTGTCTGAGAATTTGGGAATCCAAGAAAATGtggaatttaaaataaacatttcatttgATGAATTGAAGAATTACCTATCTGAAGCAACAATTGGGCTGCATACCATGTGGAATGAGCATTTTGGGATTGGAATTGATGAGTGTATGGCAGCTGGCACAATTATCCTTGCTCACAATTCAGGAGGCCCAAAGTTTGACATTGTCTTTCCTCATGAAGGACAAATAACTGGATTTCTGGCTGAGGGTGAAGAAGGCTATGCTGAAACCATggctcatattctctctctgtctgcagaAAAGAGGCTTCAAATCAGAAGGACTGCTCGAGCATCTGTGAGCATGTTTTCTGACCAGGAGTTTGAAGTGTCATTCCTGTCTTCTGTGGAGAAGTTAGGTAATGCCAAATTT ATCATCTCAGGAGCTCGAGCTGCCCTCACTTCCGACCTCCTTCCTCTGAAacctgctgggggggggggggtcgcgGGTATCGAGCGGAGCACACATCTTCTGCATTCTCCCGGGAGCGTCTGTCAAGGCGTGGGAGGAAAACGCGCTCCCAGTCGCCGCCAGCCCCAGCCCCGTCTCGGGACCAAAGTCTCCCGGAAACACAGCGTCCCAGCCCCCACGCCGCTGCCGGTCCCCGGGGGTGGGGATCCGAGGCAACTTCTGGGGAAGTCGAGGAAGGGGGCCTGGGGTCCCGGGAGCCGAGGCCGGGCGGGCGCACAGGGCGCGGGCGGCGGCCTCGCGGGGCGCCCGCGCGGCTGA